From Pelotomaculum isophthalicicum JI, one genomic window encodes:
- a CDS encoding methyl-accepting chemotaxis protein, giving the protein MFNLFSPAKKSVAVSDDTQAKVDFASAIANYALVFNEFMALCVSLKVKEISGSANDLAAACQETSATAEETSATTQQISAGMQQVKAGELENYNRLRNLNDLAKDASSVLNNMVGNATELVEQIKSIDSISQSVSEIADKTNLLSLNAAIEAARAGEYGRGFSVVAEEVRKLADQTKTAVKEVKNISVQMDEKAMDTGNIVSNVKQIFEQYMSDTAKVAEIMSTNVKQVEQSADAVENIASAAQQQAMTTEGLVSVSSDLATAANFADVFAGITNRTNQVIVPYLKKPKENHILSILAARLIDHTNFIRNLIESSEKGLKVASYRECAFGRWYENEYEKYKNIKEYVAIRELHKKFHEAADAFLQEVVLIKAKGVLDTSRRLLDAILKLSEVICENT; this is encoded by the coding sequence ATGTTTAATTTGTTTTCTCCGGCAAAAAAGAGCGTAGCCGTGTCGGATGATACTCAAGCCAAGGTGGACTTTGCCTCTGCGATAGCTAATTATGCGCTTGTTTTTAACGAGTTTATGGCGTTATGTGTGTCATTAAAAGTGAAGGAAATTTCCGGGAGCGCCAATGATTTGGCCGCAGCGTGCCAGGAAACGTCGGCTACTGCCGAAGAAACGTCGGCCACCACCCAGCAAATCAGTGCCGGAATGCAACAGGTAAAAGCCGGTGAATTAGAAAATTACAACAGGCTACGCAACCTTAATGATTTGGCGAAAGATGCTAGTTCCGTATTAAATAACATGGTCGGCAACGCGACAGAGCTTGTGGAACAGATTAAAAGCATTGACAGCATCAGTCAGAGCGTTTCAGAGATAGCTGATAAAACAAATCTCTTGTCACTAAATGCGGCAATCGAAGCAGCCCGCGCCGGTGAATACGGCAGAGGATTCTCAGTAGTGGCGGAAGAAGTCCGAAAACTGGCGGATCAAACAAAGACAGCGGTAAAGGAAGTAAAAAATATATCTGTTCAGATGGATGAAAAGGCTATGGATACTGGTAACATAGTATCTAATGTTAAACAAATTTTTGAACAGTACATGAGTGATACCGCGAAAGTTGCCGAAATTATGAGTACAAATGTAAAACAGGTTGAGCAATCTGCGGATGCGGTAGAAAATATTGCCAGCGCTGCCCAGCAGCAGGCTATGACCACAGAAGGCTTGGTAAGTGTATCCAGTGACTTGGCGACCGCAGCCAATTTTGCCGACGTGTTTGCGGGAATCACAAATCGTACAAATCAAGTTATCGTTCCATATTTAAAAAAGCCCAAAGAAAATCACATCTTAAGCATCCTTGCCGCCAGACTAATAGACCACACGAATTTTATAAGGAATCTGATAGAAAGTTCCGAGAAAGGTTTAAAAGTAGCAAGTTACCGGGAATGCGCTTTTGGCCGGTGGTATGAAAATGAGTACGAGAAATATAAGAACATTAAAGAATATGTGGCCATTCGGGAATTGCACAAAAAGTTTCACGAGGCAGCCGATGCGTTTTTGCAGGAAGTTGTCCTGATAAAAGCAAAAGGTGTGCTTGATACCTCACGAAGGTTGTTGGACGCCATACTAAAATTGTCTGAAGTAATTTGCGAAAACACCTAA
- the pheA gene encoding prephenate dehydratase: protein MEANELLARLRKKIDSIDFEILKLINQRMEHTLRTRKLKANISDPGREQEIIASLRRRSSALIRSEFSEILFKEIISESKLLQRKDLKLIGFQGEHGAYGEVAIRIVDNSLVPIPCMEFVDVFDEVINRQLDFGIVPVENSLEGAVTQVNDLLVETDVHKIKIVGEVKIPIHHCLLASPGTDYHEIKVVYSHPQALAQCRRFLSKHRLESRPYYDTAGAAMMLSKEKPRAAAAIASKLCAELYNLDVLFEDIEDNETNATRFLILSNEESNKAGNKCSIVFSTEHKAGALFNILKIFSDAGLNLTRIESRPIRNDPGKYAFLLDFLGSDREEKVIAALEKARKETVIFKFLGCYNEAPQ from the coding sequence ATGGAAGCAAATGAGTTGCTCGCAAGGCTGCGCAAAAAAATTGATTCGATTGATTTTGAGATATTGAAGTTAATAAATCAAAGGATGGAACACACATTACGCACAAGAAAACTCAAGGCAAATATATCGGATCCGGGAAGAGAGCAGGAAATAATTGCCAGCCTGCGCCGCCGTTCGAGTGCATTAATCAGGTCGGAGTTTTCTGAGATTTTATTTAAAGAGATAATCAGTGAAAGTAAGTTGCTGCAACGAAAGGATCTAAAACTTATCGGTTTTCAGGGTGAGCATGGCGCATATGGTGAAGTTGCGATAAGAATTGTGGATAACAGTCTGGTGCCTATCCCATGCATGGAATTTGTCGATGTTTTTGATGAGGTAATTAACAGACAACTGGATTTCGGCATCGTTCCGGTGGAAAATTCGCTGGAGGGTGCGGTTACGCAAGTTAATGACCTGCTGGTCGAAACAGATGTGCATAAAATTAAGATTGTCGGTGAAGTGAAAATTCCAATTCACCATTGTTTGCTTGCGTCACCGGGTACGGACTATCATGAAATAAAAGTAGTCTATTCGCATCCTCAAGCTTTAGCCCAATGCCGCCGCTTTCTTTCCAAGCACAGGCTGGAGTCCAGGCCATATTACGACACTGCCGGAGCGGCAATGATGCTGTCGAAAGAAAAGCCAAGGGCGGCTGCCGCAATTGCCAGCAAGCTTTGTGCGGAATTGTATAATTTGGATGTTCTTTTTGAAGATATTGAGGATAATGAAACAAATGCCACAAGATTCCTGATATTATCCAATGAAGAAAGCAATAAAGCAGGCAATAAATGTTCAATAGTATTTTCCACTGAGCATAAGGCAGGCGCATTATTTAATATTTTGAAAATCTTTTCGGATGCAGGATTGAATCTGACTAGAATTGAATCAAGACCTATTCGGAACGACCCTGGAAAATATGCTTTTCTTCTTGATTTCCTAGGCTCTGATCGTGAGGAAAAAGTTATCGCAGCATTAGAGAAAGCAAGAAAGGAAACAGTTATTTTTAAGTTTCTAGGTTGTTATAATGAAGCGCCGCAGTAA